One genomic segment of Marinobacter sp. F4206 includes these proteins:
- a CDS encoding YCF48-related protein, producing MATSFMCKTLGAACLGLSMACASPVAFALADVIETPARPTDLAPENLLNDVERAGDRIVAIGERGHIIYSDDEGDSWTQAEVPVSVTLTGVDFGSDTHGWAVGHSGVVLHSDDAGETWELQLTGIRAAELAIESQEEAIATMEERVEAAPEDEKADLEWALDDLYFALENMQADLDIGPVNPFLDVWFADDTNGFVIGAYGMFFHTEDGGETWQDWSPKLDNAQNFHLNAVTRIGGGAMVIVGEAGQIHVSIDGGQSWERREGPYPGSLFGVIGTGRVNEILAFGLRGTLMYSTDLGKSWSMVSTGSTATLNDGFAEDSRIVLVGNSGAVLTSGNGGDTFREYLRDDRQGVMSVVPISGTNLLLVGEGGVKTTDAKGKNLQ from the coding sequence ATGGCTACAAGCTTTATGTGTAAAACCCTGGGCGCTGCTTGCCTTGGGCTTTCCATGGCCTGTGCGTCCCCCGTTGCATTTGCGCTGGCGGACGTTATCGAAACACCAGCGCGTCCAACCGACCTGGCTCCCGAAAACCTTCTGAACGATGTCGAGCGCGCCGGCGACCGCATTGTGGCGATTGGTGAGCGTGGCCATATCATTTATTCCGATGATGAGGGTGACAGCTGGACCCAGGCAGAGGTTCCGGTCTCTGTCACGCTGACCGGGGTTGATTTCGGTAGCGATACCCACGGCTGGGCGGTTGGTCACAGCGGTGTGGTACTTCATTCGGATGATGCCGGAGAAACCTGGGAGCTTCAGCTTACCGGCATCCGGGCGGCTGAACTGGCGATTGAGAGCCAGGAAGAGGCCATTGCGACCATGGAAGAGCGAGTGGAAGCGGCACCCGAGGATGAAAAAGCCGACCTCGAATGGGCGCTGGACGATCTCTACTTTGCACTCGAGAACATGCAGGCAGATCTCGACATTGGGCCGGTCAATCCGTTTCTGGATGTCTGGTTTGCGGATGACACGAACGGTTTCGTGATCGGTGCCTACGGCATGTTCTTCCATACCGAGGATGGCGGTGAGACCTGGCAGGACTGGTCGCCAAAACTTGATAACGCCCAGAATTTCCACCTGAATGCCGTTACCAGAATCGGTGGCGGTGCGATGGTCATTGTCGGCGAAGCTGGTCAGATTCATGTCTCTATTGACGGCGGCCAGAGCTGGGAGCGTCGCGAAGGCCCGTATCCTGGATCCCTGTTTGGCGTTATTGGTACCGGACGGGTGAATGAAATCCTGGCGTTTGGTCTGCGCGGGACGCTCATGTACTCAACGGATCTTGGCAAGTCCTGGTCCATGGTCAGTACTGGTTCGACTGCAACTCTGAATGACGGGTTTGCCGAGGATTCCCGAATTGTACTGGTCGGCAACAGTGGTGCGGTTCTTACCAGCGGTAACGGAGGCGATACCTTCCGGGAGTACCTGCGCGACGACCGACAGGGAGTCATGAGTGTGGTGCCGATTTCGGGTACCAACCTGCTGCTGGTTGGTGAAGGTGGTGTGAAAACGACCGATGCCAAAGGCAAAAACCTTCAATAA
- a CDS encoding DUF1329 domain-containing protein, with protein MRYNKNAILGGLMALSVAAAPAYAAVSSSQAARLGNELTPFGSPKAGNDAGTIPAWDGGITEPPASYDGSGDHHPNPFPDDEVLFTINASNADQYSEHLTDGLKAMLETYPTTFRIPVYKTRRTHSVPDWVEANTRDNATSAEIVGESAGIDGAFGGYPFPILSGNDEQKAWQVIWNHLTRWRGVSLTRRASEVAVQQNGDYTLVTSQQEAFFNFYNPEGGEDSLDNVIFYYLSFTQSPPRLAGGAILVHETMNQIINPRNGWGYNAGQRRVRRAPNLGYDSPIAAADNLRTADDTDIFNGAMDRYNWTYEGKREIYIPYNNYEIAQKGVSYSDILAMAHLNPDLMRWELHRVHVVTATLKDGERHIYAKRRFYVDEDSWNTALLDQYDGRGELWRVSMGVLKNYYELPGVWTTLEAFHDLQARRYHVQGLDTEEPNTRVFSDDVPNKRYFSPASLRRRSVR; from the coding sequence ATGAGATACAATAAGAACGCTATTCTCGGCGGCCTTATGGCCCTCTCTGTCGCCGCTGCACCGGCATACGCAGCGGTGTCCTCAAGTCAGGCGGCGCGCCTCGGAAATGAGCTTACGCCTTTCGGTTCCCCGAAGGCCGGCAACGATGCCGGCACCATTCCGGCCTGGGATGGTGGTATCACCGAGCCCCCGGCCAGCTACGACGGCAGTGGCGATCACCACCCTAATCCTTTCCCGGATGATGAGGTGCTGTTCACCATCAATGCCAGTAATGCCGACCAGTATTCCGAGCACCTGACGGACGGCCTCAAGGCCATGCTGGAGACCTATCCAACCACGTTCCGGATACCGGTCTACAAGACTCGCCGGACCCATTCCGTGCCGGACTGGGTTGAAGCCAACACCCGTGACAACGCCACCAGTGCCGAAATTGTCGGTGAAAGTGCAGGCATCGACGGCGCCTTTGGCGGTTATCCGTTCCCGATTCTAAGCGGTAACGATGAACAGAAAGCCTGGCAGGTCATCTGGAACCATCTGACCCGCTGGCGCGGTGTTTCCCTGACCCGTCGCGCGAGTGAAGTGGCGGTGCAACAAAACGGCGATTACACCCTGGTGACGTCGCAGCAGGAAGCCTTCTTCAACTTCTACAACCCGGAAGGTGGTGAAGATTCCCTGGACAACGTCATCTTCTACTACCTGTCGTTTACCCAGTCTCCCCCCCGACTGGCCGGCGGTGCGATTCTGGTACACGAAACCATGAACCAGATCATCAATCCCCGGAACGGTTGGGGCTACAACGCGGGTCAGCGCCGCGTGCGTCGCGCACCGAACCTCGGTTATGATTCCCCCATCGCGGCGGCTGATAACCTTCGTACCGCGGATGACACCGACATCTTTAATGGTGCCATGGATCGTTACAACTGGACCTACGAAGGTAAGCGCGAAATCTATATTCCGTACAACAACTACGAGATTGCTCAGAAAGGCGTGTCCTACTCCGACATTCTCGCGATGGCGCACCTGAACCCTGATCTGATGCGTTGGGAGTTGCATCGGGTTCACGTTGTGACTGCAACCCTGAAGGACGGCGAGCGGCACATCTATGCCAAGCGGCGCTTTTACGTTGACGAAGACAGCTGGAACACAGCCCTTCTTGACCAGTACGACGGCCGTGGAGAGTTGTGGCGCGTGAGCATGGGTGTGCTCAAGAATTATTACGAATTGCCGGGTGTATGGACTACTCTGGAAGCATTCCACGACCTACAGGCCCGTCGCTACCACGTTCAGGGTCTGGATACGGAAGAACCGAATACCCGGGTATTCAGTGATGACGTACCGAACAAGCGGTATTTCTCGCCGGCATCTCTGCGCCGCCGAAGCGTCCGCTAA